CCATAAAGGCTCACATTGCCCGACCGGCGCAGGCTAAGCGCACAACATAGATCTCGTAACAGAACAGCATCACTTTGGCCGGTTTCGCCGGCTGCATACGTCGACCGGACAGGCCGGTCCGGATCGGCGTGACAACTGCACCCGGCCCGCCGACGGTCCCCGTGACCTCGTCGGCGGAGGAAGCCATCCCACGGCCAGGCGCTCCGGTCGGGCGTCCAGAGCCGTAGGAGCGTGTCCACCGGCATGCTGCTGCGGCGCGACGTTCAGGGGAGGCGCGCCATGTCGAGGCGGTACGGGTCCATCGGGTGGCCGGCATGAGCGGGGGAGCGGGCGCACCCGCCGAGGCGGGGGCCACCGACGACGGTGAGCAGAGTCCGGGGTCGCCGGGGAAGCCGACGCCCCGCGTCGCGGCGACCGGTGACGCAGCCCGGGGGGCCGCCGGATGAGGGGCCTGGACGTGGTGCTCCTGGTCGCCGTCCTGTTGCTGACCGTGGTCGTGCTCGGTGCGGCCTTCCTCGGGTTGCGGGTGCTGCGCGGCATGCAGTCACGCCCCGCGCCGGAGGATCCCGCCTACATCGCGGAGAAGGACCGTCGGGAGCAGTCGCTGGCGGCGTTGCGGACCGCCGCCGACGAGGTGAACAGCACCATCGACGTGGCCAAGTCGGCGGCGTCCGCCGCGCGCGCCGAGGCGGCGGGGGCCAAGGCGGAGGCGAAGTCGGCCCGAGCGGAGGCCCGCCGGGTGCTCGACGACGCCCGCGCCGAGGCGGACGCCGTACTGGAACGGGCGCACAAGCAGGCCGAGGCGGACGCCGAACAGTTGCGGACGGCGGCCCGGCGCAGCGGTGAGCGGGAGGTGGCGGTGCTCGCCGCGACCACCCGGGAACAGGCCGCCGAGGTCGAGCGGCGGGCGACCCGGATGGACGAGCGGGAGCGGCTGCACACCGAGGAGGTGGAGCGGCTCGCCGAGCGGGAGCGCCAGCTCACCGCCGCGAATGCGGCGTTGGCGGCTCGTGAGGCGGCGCTGGCGGTCCGGGAGACGGAGTTGACCGAGGCGGAGAACCAGCGGCGTCGGGAGCTGGAACGGGTGGCCGGACTGACCGCCGACGCGGCCCGGACCGAGCTGGTCGAGGCGATCGAGACCCAGGCCAAGCGGGAGGCCGCGCTGCTGGTGCGGGACATCGAGTCCGACGCCCGGTCGACGGCCGAGCAGCGGGCCCGGCACATCGTGGTCGACGCGATCCAGCGGGTGGCCAGCGAACAGACCGCGGAGAGCGTGGTCAGTGTGCTGCACCTGCCGGGCGACGAGATGAAGGGCCGGATCATCGGCCGGGAGGGCCGTAACATCCGGGCCTTCGAGTCGGTCACCGGCGTCAACCTGATCATCGACGACACCCCCGAGGCGGTGCTGCTCTCCTGCTTCGACCCGGTACGCCGGGAGGTGGGCCGGTTGACCCTGGAGAAGCTGGTGCTCGACGGCCGGATCCACCCGCACCGGATCGAGGAGGTGCACGACCTGGCCCGCCAGGAGGTCGACCAGCTCTGCCGGCGGGCCGCCGAGGACGCCCTCGTGGAGGTCGGGATCACCGAGATCCACGACGAGCTGATCACCCTGCTCGGGCGGCTGCGCTACCGCACCTCGTACGGGCAGAACGTGCTCAAGCACCTGGTGGAGACCGCGCACATCGCCGGGGTGATGGCCGCCGAGCTGCGCCTGGACGTGCCGTTGATCAAGCGCTCGGCGTTCCTGCACGACATCGGCAAGGCGCTCACCCACGAGGTGGAGGGCAGCCACGCCATCATCGGTGCCGACGTGGCCCGCAAGTACGGCGAGAGCGAGGACGTGGTGCACGCCATCGAGGCGCACCACAACGAGGTGCCGCCGCAGACCGTCGAGGCCGTGCTCACCCAGGCC
Above is a window of Verrucosispora sp. NA02020 DNA encoding:
- the rny gene encoding ribonuclease Y encodes the protein MRGLDVVLLVAVLLLTVVVLGAAFLGLRVLRGMQSRPAPEDPAYIAEKDRREQSLAALRTAADEVNSTIDVAKSAASAARAEAAGAKAEAKSARAEARRVLDDARAEADAVLERAHKQAEADAEQLRTAARRSGEREVAVLAATTREQAAEVERRATRMDERERLHTEEVERLAERERQLTAANAALAAREAALAVRETELTEAENQRRRELERVAGLTADAARTELVEAIETQAKREAALLVRDIESDARSTAEQRARHIVVDAIQRVASEQTAESVVSVLHLPGDEMKGRIIGREGRNIRAFESVTGVNLIIDDTPEAVLLSCFDPVRREVGRLTLEKLVLDGRIHPHRIEEVHDLARQEVDQLCRRAAEDALVEVGITEIHDELITLLGRLRYRTSYGQNVLKHLVETAHIAGVMAAELRLDVPLIKRSAFLHDIGKALTHEVEGSHAIIGADVARKYGESEDVVHAIEAHHNEVPPQTVEAVLTQASDACSGGRPGARRESLEAYVKRLERIEEIAAGKQGVEKVFAMQAGREIRVMVKPDDVDDIGAAVLARDVAKQVEEELTYPGQIRVTVVRESRVTEIAR